The following proteins are encoded in a genomic region of Oryctolagus cuniculus chromosome 6, mOryCun1.1, whole genome shotgun sequence:
- the RNF44 gene encoding RING finger protein 44 isoform X1 → MRPWALAVTRWPPSAPVGQRRVSAGPSSAPGQLWASPTGASSLWCSPGLEGPLASQPAQDERFPSQQPLPRPPHLPVAERRASAPAGGSPRMLRPATQQSPFMVDLHEQVHQGPVPLSYTVTTVTTQGLPLPAGHHIPGCSAQQLPACSVMFSGQHYPLCCLPPPQLIQACTMQQLPVPYQAYPHLISSEHYILHPPPPAPPPQPTHMAPLGQFMSLQTQHPRLPLQRLDNDVDLRGDQHPLGSFTYSTSAPGPTLSPSVPLHYLPHDPLHQELSFGVPYSHVMPRRLSTQRYRLQQPLPPPPPPPPPPPPYYPSFLPYFLSMLPMSPTAMGPSISLDLDVDDVEMENYEALLNLAERLGDAKPRGLTKGDIEQLPSYRFNPDSHQSEQTLCVVCFSDFEARQLLRVLPCNHEFHTKCVDKWLKANRTCPICRADASEVPRESE, encoded by the exons ATGCGACCATGGGCACTGGCAGTGACTAGGTGGCCACCCTCTGCCCCTGTGGGTCAGCGGCGCGTCTCTGCAGGACCCAGCAGcgctccaggccagctctgggcaAG TCCTACCGGGGCCTCCTCTCTGTGGTGCAGCCCCGGCCTCGAGGGCCCCCTGGCCAGCCAGCCTGCCCAGGATGAGCGCTTCCCCTCCCAGCAGCCACTGCCCCGACCTCCACACCTCCCCGTAGCGGAGCGCCGAGCCTCGGCTCCTGCCGGCGGGAGCCCCCGGATGCTGCGCCCGGCCACCCAGCAGAGCCCGTTCATGGTGGATCTCCACGAGCAG GTGCACCAGGGACCCGTCCCTCTGTCCTACACGGTCACCACAGTGACGACCCAAGGCCTCCCCTTGCCTGCAGGCCACCACATCCCTGGCTGCAGCGCCCAGCAGCTCCCAGCATGCTCCGTGATGTTCAGCGGGCAGCACTaccccctctgctgcctcccgccCCCG CAGCTGATCCAGGCATGCACTATGCAGCAGCTCCCTGTGCCCTACCAGGCCTACCCCCACCTCATCTCCAGTGAGCACTACATCCTGCACCCTCCGCCACcggccccacccccccagcccacCCACATGGCGCCTCTGGGGCAGTTCATGTCGCTGCAGACCCAGCACCCGCGTTTG CCCCTCCAGCGGCTCGACAACGACGTGGACCTGCGGGGGGACCAGCACCCTCTGGGGAGCTTCACCTATTCCACCTCTGCCCCCGGCCCAACCTTGTCCCCCTCGGTGCCCCTGCACTACCTGCCCCACGACCCGCTGCACCAGGAGCTGTCCTTTGGGGTG CCGTACTCCCACGTGATGCCGCGGAGACTGAGCACCCAGAGATACCGCCTGCAACAGCcgctgcccccgccgccgcccccgccgccaccCCCGCCACCTTActaccccagcttcctgccctacTTCCT CTCGATGCTGCCAATGTCGCCCACAGCGATGGGGCCCTCCATCAGCCTGGATCTGGACGTGGATGATGTGGAGATGGAGAACTATGAG GCTCTCCTGAACCTGGCCGAGCGGCTGGGAGACGCCAAGCCCCGAGGCCTCACCAAAGGTGACATTGAGCAGCTCCCATCGTACCGCTTCAACCCCGACAGCCATCAGTCAGAGCAGACCCT GTGCGTGGTCTGCTTCAGTGACTTCGAGGCCCGGCAGCTGCTACGCGTCCTGCCCTGCAACCACGAGTTCCACACCAAGTGTGTTGACAAATGGTTGAAG gccaaCCGGACATGTCCCATTTGCCGGGCCGATGCCTCCGAGGTGCCCAGGGAGTCCGAGTGA
- the RNF44 gene encoding RING finger protein 44 isoform X4 has protein sequence MRPWALAVTRWPPSAPVGQRRVSAGPSSAPGQLWASPGLEGPLASQPAQDERFPSQQPLPRPPHLPVAERRASAPAGGSPRMLRPATQQSPFMVDLHEQVHQGPVPLSYTVTTVTTQGLPLPAGHHIPGCSAQQLPACSVMFSGQHYPLCCLPPPLIQACTMQQLPVPYQAYPHLISSEHYILHPPPPAPPPQPTHMAPLGQFMSLQTQHPRLPLQRLDNDVDLRGDQHPLGSFTYSTSAPGPTLSPSVPLHYLPHDPLHQELSFGVPYSHVMPRRLSTQRYRLQQPLPPPPPPPPPPPPYYPSFLPYFLSMLPMSPTAMGPSISLDLDVDDVEMENYEALLNLAERLGDAKPRGLTKGDIEQLPSYRFNPDSHQSEQTLCVVCFSDFEARQLLRVLPCNHEFHTKCVDKWLKANRTCPICRADASEVPRESE, from the exons ATGCGACCATGGGCACTGGCAGTGACTAGGTGGCCACCCTCTGCCCCTGTGGGTCAGCGGCGCGTCTCTGCAGGACCCAGCAGcgctccaggccagctctgggcaAG CCCCGGCCTCGAGGGCCCCCTGGCCAGCCAGCCTGCCCAGGATGAGCGCTTCCCCTCCCAGCAGCCACTGCCCCGACCTCCACACCTCCCCGTAGCGGAGCGCCGAGCCTCGGCTCCTGCCGGCGGGAGCCCCCGGATGCTGCGCCCGGCCACCCAGCAGAGCCCGTTCATGGTGGATCTCCACGAGCAG GTGCACCAGGGACCCGTCCCTCTGTCCTACACGGTCACCACAGTGACGACCCAAGGCCTCCCCTTGCCTGCAGGCCACCACATCCCTGGCTGCAGCGCCCAGCAGCTCCCAGCATGCTCCGTGATGTTCAGCGGGCAGCACTaccccctctgctgcctcccgccCCCG CTGATCCAGGCATGCACTATGCAGCAGCTCCCTGTGCCCTACCAGGCCTACCCCCACCTCATCTCCAGTGAGCACTACATCCTGCACCCTCCGCCACcggccccacccccccagcccacCCACATGGCGCCTCTGGGGCAGTTCATGTCGCTGCAGACCCAGCACCCGCGTTTG CCCCTCCAGCGGCTCGACAACGACGTGGACCTGCGGGGGGACCAGCACCCTCTGGGGAGCTTCACCTATTCCACCTCTGCCCCCGGCCCAACCTTGTCCCCCTCGGTGCCCCTGCACTACCTGCCCCACGACCCGCTGCACCAGGAGCTGTCCTTTGGGGTG CCGTACTCCCACGTGATGCCGCGGAGACTGAGCACCCAGAGATACCGCCTGCAACAGCcgctgcccccgccgccgcccccgccgccaccCCCGCCACCTTActaccccagcttcctgccctacTTCCT CTCGATGCTGCCAATGTCGCCCACAGCGATGGGGCCCTCCATCAGCCTGGATCTGGACGTGGATGATGTGGAGATGGAGAACTATGAG GCTCTCCTGAACCTGGCCGAGCGGCTGGGAGACGCCAAGCCCCGAGGCCTCACCAAAGGTGACATTGAGCAGCTCCCATCGTACCGCTTCAACCCCGACAGCCATCAGTCAGAGCAGACCCT GTGCGTGGTCTGCTTCAGTGACTTCGAGGCCCGGCAGCTGCTACGCGTCCTGCCCTGCAACCACGAGTTCCACACCAAGTGTGTTGACAAATGGTTGAAG gccaaCCGGACATGTCCCATTTGCCGGGCCGATGCCTCCGAGGTGCCCAGGGAGTCCGAGTGA
- the RNF44 gene encoding RING finger protein 44 isoform X3 — MRPWALAVTRWPPSAPVGQRRVSAGPSSAPGQLWASPGLEGPLASQPAQDERFPSQQPLPRPPHLPVAERRASAPAGGSPRMLRPATQQSPFMVDLHEQVHQGPVPLSYTVTTVTTQGLPLPAGHHIPGCSAQQLPACSVMFSGQHYPLCCLPPPQLIQACTMQQLPVPYQAYPHLISSEHYILHPPPPAPPPQPTHMAPLGQFMSLQTQHPRLPLQRLDNDVDLRGDQHPLGSFTYSTSAPGPTLSPSVPLHYLPHDPLHQELSFGVPYSHVMPRRLSTQRYRLQQPLPPPPPPPPPPPPYYPSFLPYFLSMLPMSPTAMGPSISLDLDVDDVEMENYEALLNLAERLGDAKPRGLTKGDIEQLPSYRFNPDSHQSEQTLCVVCFSDFEARQLLRVLPCNHEFHTKCVDKWLKANRTCPICRADASEVPRESE, encoded by the exons ATGCGACCATGGGCACTGGCAGTGACTAGGTGGCCACCCTCTGCCCCTGTGGGTCAGCGGCGCGTCTCTGCAGGACCCAGCAGcgctccaggccagctctgggcaAG CCCCGGCCTCGAGGGCCCCCTGGCCAGCCAGCCTGCCCAGGATGAGCGCTTCCCCTCCCAGCAGCCACTGCCCCGACCTCCACACCTCCCCGTAGCGGAGCGCCGAGCCTCGGCTCCTGCCGGCGGGAGCCCCCGGATGCTGCGCCCGGCCACCCAGCAGAGCCCGTTCATGGTGGATCTCCACGAGCAG GTGCACCAGGGACCCGTCCCTCTGTCCTACACGGTCACCACAGTGACGACCCAAGGCCTCCCCTTGCCTGCAGGCCACCACATCCCTGGCTGCAGCGCCCAGCAGCTCCCAGCATGCTCCGTGATGTTCAGCGGGCAGCACTaccccctctgctgcctcccgccCCCG CAGCTGATCCAGGCATGCACTATGCAGCAGCTCCCTGTGCCCTACCAGGCCTACCCCCACCTCATCTCCAGTGAGCACTACATCCTGCACCCTCCGCCACcggccccacccccccagcccacCCACATGGCGCCTCTGGGGCAGTTCATGTCGCTGCAGACCCAGCACCCGCGTTTG CCCCTCCAGCGGCTCGACAACGACGTGGACCTGCGGGGGGACCAGCACCCTCTGGGGAGCTTCACCTATTCCACCTCTGCCCCCGGCCCAACCTTGTCCCCCTCGGTGCCCCTGCACTACCTGCCCCACGACCCGCTGCACCAGGAGCTGTCCTTTGGGGTG CCGTACTCCCACGTGATGCCGCGGAGACTGAGCACCCAGAGATACCGCCTGCAACAGCcgctgcccccgccgccgcccccgccgccaccCCCGCCACCTTActaccccagcttcctgccctacTTCCT CTCGATGCTGCCAATGTCGCCCACAGCGATGGGGCCCTCCATCAGCCTGGATCTGGACGTGGATGATGTGGAGATGGAGAACTATGAG GCTCTCCTGAACCTGGCCGAGCGGCTGGGAGACGCCAAGCCCCGAGGCCTCACCAAAGGTGACATTGAGCAGCTCCCATCGTACCGCTTCAACCCCGACAGCCATCAGTCAGAGCAGACCCT GTGCGTGGTCTGCTTCAGTGACTTCGAGGCCCGGCAGCTGCTACGCGTCCTGCCCTGCAACCACGAGTTCCACACCAAGTGTGTTGACAAATGGTTGAAG gccaaCCGGACATGTCCCATTTGCCGGGCCGATGCCTCCGAGGTGCCCAGGGAGTCCGAGTGA
- the RNF44 gene encoding RING finger protein 44 isoform X5 → MLRPATQQSPFMVDLHEQVHQGPVPLSYTVTTVTTQGLPLPAGHHIPGCSAQQLPACSVMFSGQHYPLCCLPPPQLIQACTMQQLPVPYQAYPHLISSEHYILHPPPPAPPPQPTHMAPLGQFMSLQTQHPRLPLQRLDNDVDLRGDQHPLGSFTYSTSAPGPTLSPSVPLHYLPHDPLHQELSFGVPYSHVMPRRLSTQRYRLQQPLPPPPPPPPPPPPYYPSFLPYFLSMLPMSPTAMGPSISLDLDVDDVEMENYEALLNLAERLGDAKPRGLTKGDIEQLPSYRFNPDSHQSEQTLCVVCFSDFEARQLLRVLPCNHEFHTKCVDKWLKANRTCPICRADASEVPRESE, encoded by the exons ATGCTGCGCCCGGCCACCCAGCAGAGCCCGTTCATGGTGGATCTCCACGAGCAG GTGCACCAGGGACCCGTCCCTCTGTCCTACACGGTCACCACAGTGACGACCCAAGGCCTCCCCTTGCCTGCAGGCCACCACATCCCTGGCTGCAGCGCCCAGCAGCTCCCAGCATGCTCCGTGATGTTCAGCGGGCAGCACTaccccctctgctgcctcccgccCCCG CAGCTGATCCAGGCATGCACTATGCAGCAGCTCCCTGTGCCCTACCAGGCCTACCCCCACCTCATCTCCAGTGAGCACTACATCCTGCACCCTCCGCCACcggccccacccccccagcccacCCACATGGCGCCTCTGGGGCAGTTCATGTCGCTGCAGACCCAGCACCCGCGTTTG CCCCTCCAGCGGCTCGACAACGACGTGGACCTGCGGGGGGACCAGCACCCTCTGGGGAGCTTCACCTATTCCACCTCTGCCCCCGGCCCAACCTTGTCCCCCTCGGTGCCCCTGCACTACCTGCCCCACGACCCGCTGCACCAGGAGCTGTCCTTTGGGGTG CCGTACTCCCACGTGATGCCGCGGAGACTGAGCACCCAGAGATACCGCCTGCAACAGCcgctgcccccgccgccgcccccgccgccaccCCCGCCACCTTActaccccagcttcctgccctacTTCCT CTCGATGCTGCCAATGTCGCCCACAGCGATGGGGCCCTCCATCAGCCTGGATCTGGACGTGGATGATGTGGAGATGGAGAACTATGAG GCTCTCCTGAACCTGGCCGAGCGGCTGGGAGACGCCAAGCCCCGAGGCCTCACCAAAGGTGACATTGAGCAGCTCCCATCGTACCGCTTCAACCCCGACAGCCATCAGTCAGAGCAGACCCT GTGCGTGGTCTGCTTCAGTGACTTCGAGGCCCGGCAGCTGCTACGCGTCCTGCCCTGCAACCACGAGTTCCACACCAAGTGTGTTGACAAATGGTTGAAG gccaaCCGGACATGTCCCATTTGCCGGGCCGATGCCTCCGAGGTGCCCAGGGAGTCCGAGTGA
- the RNF44 gene encoding RING finger protein 44 isoform X2, which yields MRPWALAVTRWPPSAPVGQRRVSAGPSSAPGQLWASPTGASSLWCSPGLEGPLASQPAQDERFPSQQPLPRPPHLPVAERRASAPAGGSPRMLRPATQQSPFMVDLHEQVHQGPVPLSYTVTTVTTQGLPLPAGHHIPGCSAQQLPACSVMFSGQHYPLCCLPPPLIQACTMQQLPVPYQAYPHLISSEHYILHPPPPAPPPQPTHMAPLGQFMSLQTQHPRLPLQRLDNDVDLRGDQHPLGSFTYSTSAPGPTLSPSVPLHYLPHDPLHQELSFGVPYSHVMPRRLSTQRYRLQQPLPPPPPPPPPPPPYYPSFLPYFLSMLPMSPTAMGPSISLDLDVDDVEMENYEALLNLAERLGDAKPRGLTKGDIEQLPSYRFNPDSHQSEQTLCVVCFSDFEARQLLRVLPCNHEFHTKCVDKWLKANRTCPICRADASEVPRESE from the exons ATGCGACCATGGGCACTGGCAGTGACTAGGTGGCCACCCTCTGCCCCTGTGGGTCAGCGGCGCGTCTCTGCAGGACCCAGCAGcgctccaggccagctctgggcaAG TCCTACCGGGGCCTCCTCTCTGTGGTGCAGCCCCGGCCTCGAGGGCCCCCTGGCCAGCCAGCCTGCCCAGGATGAGCGCTTCCCCTCCCAGCAGCCACTGCCCCGACCTCCACACCTCCCCGTAGCGGAGCGCCGAGCCTCGGCTCCTGCCGGCGGGAGCCCCCGGATGCTGCGCCCGGCCACCCAGCAGAGCCCGTTCATGGTGGATCTCCACGAGCAG GTGCACCAGGGACCCGTCCCTCTGTCCTACACGGTCACCACAGTGACGACCCAAGGCCTCCCCTTGCCTGCAGGCCACCACATCCCTGGCTGCAGCGCCCAGCAGCTCCCAGCATGCTCCGTGATGTTCAGCGGGCAGCACTaccccctctgctgcctcccgccCCCG CTGATCCAGGCATGCACTATGCAGCAGCTCCCTGTGCCCTACCAGGCCTACCCCCACCTCATCTCCAGTGAGCACTACATCCTGCACCCTCCGCCACcggccccacccccccagcccacCCACATGGCGCCTCTGGGGCAGTTCATGTCGCTGCAGACCCAGCACCCGCGTTTG CCCCTCCAGCGGCTCGACAACGACGTGGACCTGCGGGGGGACCAGCACCCTCTGGGGAGCTTCACCTATTCCACCTCTGCCCCCGGCCCAACCTTGTCCCCCTCGGTGCCCCTGCACTACCTGCCCCACGACCCGCTGCACCAGGAGCTGTCCTTTGGGGTG CCGTACTCCCACGTGATGCCGCGGAGACTGAGCACCCAGAGATACCGCCTGCAACAGCcgctgcccccgccgccgcccccgccgccaccCCCGCCACCTTActaccccagcttcctgccctacTTCCT CTCGATGCTGCCAATGTCGCCCACAGCGATGGGGCCCTCCATCAGCCTGGATCTGGACGTGGATGATGTGGAGATGGAGAACTATGAG GCTCTCCTGAACCTGGCCGAGCGGCTGGGAGACGCCAAGCCCCGAGGCCTCACCAAAGGTGACATTGAGCAGCTCCCATCGTACCGCTTCAACCCCGACAGCCATCAGTCAGAGCAGACCCT GTGCGTGGTCTGCTTCAGTGACTTCGAGGCCCGGCAGCTGCTACGCGTCCTGCCCTGCAACCACGAGTTCCACACCAAGTGTGTTGACAAATGGTTGAAG gccaaCCGGACATGTCCCATTTGCCGGGCCGATGCCTCCGAGGTGCCCAGGGAGTCCGAGTGA